Below is a window of Desmonostoc muscorum LEGE 12446 DNA.
AATAATTCGCTCAAAAATTTGGCTACATCAGCAGTTTATAAACTAGTGGAAAACTATCTCCTGAAGAAGCTTTGAGGGAAATTGATGCACTCTGGCAACATTTTAAAGCCAGTAAATACAAACTGGGAATTGGTTGTTGATACAGCGATTGATTTAGAAACCAACACCACCAAGGGTTACTTTCGGGAAAACAGCCTTTTATTGCAACAGGGTAGAGTATTGAATAATGCGATCGTCAAAATTGCCCAAACTTTTCGCACCGGAACTAACGATATTGATACACTTGATTTCGTTCATATGTATCTCAATGATGAAAACCAAATTAGTCCAAATGACCTGAATGATTTTTATATTCTCACTAATTTTAGACCTGTTATTACTAACAAAAACTGGAGAATGGATTGTGGAGTCGCTGGATATGACAACCAGTTAGGGTTACCACCCTTTTTCCCAACTCGCCTGAGATTTGAAGATTATATTTACAGGCTTTGGATACAGCAAGAAGGCATTGTGGCTGCACATGTTGATGCTGTCCAAAACCACATTAGAAATAACTACATGCGTAATCCTTTGGCTAGTGAACTCTTTAATGAAGAAATATGTAGCTTGCTGAAAAGGAAAATTAAGCAAAGTGTTTACCATCTTGATGACCTGGGAATCAAGTTTGATTACTCTGGCGAGGTTACCTTACAAGACTCTGAGGAAATTCTGCAAAAAATTTCTGCCATCCACACTCAGGTACTGAAAGCCTCAGCATCTACCCAAAATGAAGAACGTAAGCAGTCCCTTCAGTTGTTTGCGGCGAACTTGTCGAGAGTGTTTTATGGGTTTGAACCCGACTTTTTTCAGCAAAACGTTTCCAGAATTATCGACGATGTTATTAGCCAATTTCATGGCTCTCTAGAAATATGGCCGACTCTGGTAGAAATCTGTTACTTTTACAAAGATAAAAAAGACCTACCGCAAATCAGGGTCAAAAATAAGAAGGTAAAGTCTAGAAATGGGTCAAAAGCTAGCGAAATAGCAGGATAAAGACTTTTTGAGAATTCAGGAGTCAGAATTTAGGAGAACATGATGATGAATCCTTGCAACCAATCATAACTAGATTCTGACTTCTGGGTGCTGAATGCTGACAACCCTTGATTTGGCAAAGAAGCCATTTGCAACACTTTACGATTCTTCATCGGTAAAAATTCTGTGAGACATAGCTGAGGTCGCTACAATCTGATAAGATTTTCAACAAGTAGAATAATTGCTTATTCTCTTTTTCTTGAACCCACTGATTTTGGGTCTTTTTTGGGAAAGGAAAATAAAAAAATGTCTCATTTATTGTGGAAAACTCTGGTACTAAGTCCAGTAGTTTTGGGAGTGACGGTATTGGTTTCCGCTAGGGCTATAGCTACTGAAATAGCAAGCTCTTCTGAAGATGCAAAGGCAAAAGCTATTCAGACGGAAGCACCAGAAGCTATTGGCGCTTCACTATCAATGCAAACACAGCAACCAACTGCCGATAAATTTTTGGTTGCCCAAGCTAAGACTGATGATAATAAAATCCTAGAACAAGTTAACCGCTACAGCAGCGAAGGTAAGAAGCAGAATTCACTGTCTCAAGTTACATCAGTTTCTCAGTTTTCTGACGTACAGCCGACTGATTGGGCATTCCAAGCTTTGCAATCCCTGGTTGAGCGCTACGGCTGTATTGCAGGATACCCCAACTCTACTTACCGTGGCAACCGGGCACTAACCCGTTATGAATTTGCCGCAGGTTTGAATGCTTGTTTGGATAGGGTTAATGAACTGATTGCCACAGCAACTGCTGACTTAGTGACAAAACAGGATTTGGCGACCCTCCAGCGTTTGCAAGAAGAATTTTCGGCAGAACTGGCAACTCTGCGTGGTCGAGTAGACGCTTTAGAAGCACGTACTGCTGAATTAGAAGCAAATCAGTTTTCCACTACCACAAAATTGGTGGGTGAAGCTATTTTTGCCGTTACTGATATATTTGGCGGTAACACTGGCGATGCTAACAATACTGTCTTCCAAGATAGGGTACGTTTAGACTTGCAAACCAGCTTCACGGGTAAAGATGTGCTACACACCCGTCTGGCGGCTGGTAATGCACTAGCCTTTAGTCAATTTGACAGCGCGAATAATCTGCTCGATACTGCTGAAGGCACACAAACGTTTCAACTCAACGGTGGAAGCACCAATAACAGTGTCAACATAGACTGGTTGGCGTATTACGTACCTATAGGTCCAGCCCAAGTTTACATTGCGGCTACCGGAGGTATTCACAGCGATTATGTTGCTACCAATAACCCTTACTTTGAGGATTATGACGGTGGTAATGGTGCGTTGTCTACCTTTGCTTCTGAAAGTCCCATCTATCGCATTGGTGGTGGTGCAGGTGCGGCATTTACTTTACCCTTTGGTAAAGGTGGTAACATTTTCAAACCAAGTTCACTGACCGTAGGTTATTTGGCGTCAAATGCTAGTAATCCTGGAGTAAATCAAGGTTTATTCGAGGGCAACTATGCTGCTTTAGGACAGTTGAACTTTAGTGTTGGGGATAGCATAGCGATCGCTGCCACCTACGTTCACGGTTATCATGGTGCTGGAAGCACTGGTTTATTTGATGCAGGTCTTGGTTTAAATGCTGGTAGCCCGGTCGTAGGTACTGGTCAAGCTAACACCCTCATAAACGCAGGTTCCAGTAATTCTTACGGTATATCGGCAGCCTTCAGACCCAGTGACAAACTGTCAGTTAGTGGCTTCATTTCTTACCATGATGTCACAGGCTTCGGTGTAGGTGATGATTTTGAAGCTTGGAGTTACGGTCTTGGGATAGCCTTGCCTGACTTCGGTAAAAAAGGTAACGTATTGGGCATTTTTGCCGGTGCGGAACCTTATTCCCGTAACCGAGGAGGACAGTTTGCTGGTACTGGCAATGATGTACCTTATCACTTTGAAGGCTTCTATAAATATCGCGTGTCAGATAACATCTCAATCACCCCTGGCGTGATTTGGTTGACTTCTCCTGGCCAAAACAGTGGTAACGATGATGCAATCATCGGTACTCTAAGAACAACTTTCACGTTCTAAAAATTTAGCAAAACATTAGAGTAGAGACGTAGCAGTGCTACGTCTCTACATTTATTTTCACCATATGTTTATTAGTTAGAGCGTTTTTCATCTATTTGAACCACAATCCTCGGTAGGGTAGCACAGCTGTGCTACCCTACAACCTGGTATATTTACCTGAAAATAGCTGTAAAAGTTAATTGTTGAGTTGAGGAACTAAACCGAACCTATTCCTAATTTGCCATGCCCTCTAACATATATTTGTGCAGACAAAGTTAATGACATCTGCAAGTCCTGACTGAGTTTTCAAATTAGTAAAAATAAAAGGTTTATCGCCGCGCATTTTTTTAGCATCTCGTTCCATGACACTTAAATCTGCACCGACATAAGGTGCAAGGTCAGTTTTGTTAATCACCAATAAATCAGATTTAGTAATGCCGGGGCCACCCTTGCGGGGAATTTTATCACCAGCGGCAACATCGATGACGTAAATTGTTAAATCTACCAATTCTGGACTAAAGGTAGCAGCCAAATTATCACCGCCACTTTCTAAAAATACTAAATCCAAATCAGTAAAACGTTCCTCTAGTTGTTCAATTGCTGCTAAATTCATAGAAGCATCTTCACGGATGGCAGTATGAGGACAACCTCCAGTCTCTACACCCAAAATGCGATCGCTTGCTAAAGCTTGAGAACGTACTAAAAATTGAGCATCTTCTTGAGTATAAATATCATTTGTCACCACTGCAATTTGATACTTTTCGCGCAACGTCTTGCACAAAGCATCCACCAAAGCTGTCTTCCCCGAACCAACGGGGCCAGCAACACCTACTCTAAATGCGTTCATATAGTCATACCATTTTGGATTTTAGATTTTAGATTCTAGATTTTAGATTTTAAATTGTTCAATCGAAAATCCAAAATTTAAAATCTAAAATTCTTCTGCTCCCTAACTCCTAAATAACCTTGTATACTGGGTTTGGTGCTGCATACTCGCTAGGGATAAACCCCAACTCCAACAGCTGAGTTGTTCGTCTTCCAACGCTAGTATTTCCAATGCCATAGTACTAATTAATGGTTGCAAATCTAGTAATAATTGCTGTCCTGCTGTTTGTCCCAAGGGGATAAGTTTGACGCCGGCTGTAATCAAATTACTTGCCCAACTGTGCAGATATGCTAATAGTCCGGCTTGGATGTTAATTTGCCAATAGGCAAGGGCGATGCCAAAAGCGATCGCATAATTGCATGGATTACCTACACTATTGGTTATGGGTAGAATCTCCGGTTCTAGTTTACCAAGTAATTGGATCAGCGATCGCCCCATTTGCCAACTAGAGGCGCGTAATTCTTCTGTTTCCCTAGCAGCGGATAACCAGAGGTTCCAAGAGCATAAAGACTCGACATCACCGATTTTTGCAGATTTCTCAGCTCGCGCCATTACCGCTGCCTCTAGCCGAATTGCCCCGTAAGTTAATTGGGCTTCTAGCCAATGTTTGAGATGTGTGTGGTTAGCGATCGTACCATTTTCTACCAATGTTTCCAAGCCTTCAGAATAGCTATATGCTCCCACAGGCAAAGCAGGGCTAGCCAACTGTAAAATATTCAAAAAATGGCTATCAGTGAGCGTGATGGTGTTGTCCATAAGCTCCTAATTCTGGCTGAAACGGTAAAATTTCTTCTTTAACTTCTAATCCCAGTTGTTCCAACATTGTGCGTAAAACTGAATCTGAAGACAAGCGTAAATAAGTCGGGGTAATTTCTACAGGTACATGGCGATTTCCTAAATGATATGCTGCTCTAAGTAATAAAAGTGGTGTTTCAGCAAAGGCAGTCATTACTAGTTCTGGTTTTGCAGTTATTCTAATTAAACTGCGATCGCTTTCTTCTTGGAGAATATCGCCATCGTGTAAGACAGTTCCTCTGGGTAAATGCAAAAATACAACCTTCCCATCTTCGGTTTCAAAGCGATGACGACTGCGGGTACGTTCTTCTGCTGTTAGCGCCAGAGTCAAAGTTACTGCTGTATTGTAATTGGGTGGCTTGAGTTGGGTAAATGTCAGCATCAGAGTTTCGCCTGTTCTAAAATCATCGACTCATTATCTTAACGTTTTTTACGTAAATAATTAGCTACAAGATTTGATGAATACTTTCAACAACTTGCTCAATAAAGTCAACTGCATCATTAACCAATAATTCATCGATGTTCCATCTATTTCCTATATTAAAGGTAGGATCTATATCAGCTTTATGAGCAATTTTTTGAACCATTGTACTATGCCTGCATAAATTGG
It encodes the following:
- a CDS encoding iron uptake porin, which produces MSHLLWKTLVLSPVVLGVTVLVSARAIATEIASSSEDAKAKAIQTEAPEAIGASLSMQTQQPTADKFLVAQAKTDDNKILEQVNRYSSEGKKQNSLSQVTSVSQFSDVQPTDWAFQALQSLVERYGCIAGYPNSTYRGNRALTRYEFAAGLNACLDRVNELIATATADLVTKQDLATLQRLQEEFSAELATLRGRVDALEARTAELEANQFSTTTKLVGEAIFAVTDIFGGNTGDANNTVFQDRVRLDLQTSFTGKDVLHTRLAAGNALAFSQFDSANNLLDTAEGTQTFQLNGGSTNNSVNIDWLAYYVPIGPAQVYIAATGGIHSDYVATNNPYFEDYDGGNGALSTFASESPIYRIGGGAGAAFTLPFGKGGNIFKPSSLTVGYLASNASNPGVNQGLFEGNYAALGQLNFSVGDSIAIAATYVHGYHGAGSTGLFDAGLGLNAGSPVVGTGQANTLINAGSSNSYGISAAFRPSDKLSVSGFISYHDVTGFGVGDDFEAWSYGLGIALPDFGKKGNVLGIFAGAEPYSRNRGGQFAGTGNDVPYHFEGFYKYRVSDNISITPGVIWLTSPGQNSGNDDAIIGTLRTTFTF
- the ureG gene encoding urease accessory protein UreG; protein product: MNAFRVGVAGPVGSGKTALVDALCKTLREKYQIAVVTNDIYTQEDAQFLVRSQALASDRILGVETGGCPHTAIREDASMNLAAIEQLEERFTDLDLVFLESGGDNLAATFSPELVDLTIYVIDVAAGDKIPRKGGPGITKSDLLVINKTDLAPYVGADLSVMERDAKKMRGDKPFIFTNLKTQSGLADVINFVCTNIC
- a CDS encoding urease accessory protein UreF; this encodes MDNTITLTDSHFLNILQLASPALPVGAYSYSEGLETLVENGTIANHTHLKHWLEAQLTYGAIRLEAAVMARAEKSAKIGDVESLCSWNLWLSAARETEELRASSWQMGRSLIQLLGKLEPEILPITNSVGNPCNYAIAFGIALAYWQINIQAGLLAYLHSWASNLITAGVKLIPLGQTAGQQLLLDLQPLISTMALEILALEDEQLSCWSWGLSLASMQHQTQYTRLFRS
- the ureE gene encoding urease accessory protein UreE, whose translation is MLTFTQLKPPNYNTAVTLTLALTAEERTRSRHRFETEDGKVVFLHLPRGTVLHDGDILQEESDRSLIRITAKPELVMTAFAETPLLLLRAAYHLGNRHVPVEITPTYLRLSSDSVLRTMLEQLGLEVKEEILPFQPELGAYGQHHHAH